In Zonotrichia albicollis isolate bZonAlb1 chromosome 3, bZonAlb1.hap1, whole genome shotgun sequence, a single window of DNA contains:
- the MRAP2 gene encoding melanocortin-2 receptor accessory protein 2 codes for MRKSKTPKAVLGVSPLTHFISTGLYLLRCRMSALRLISNRTSQQALSNSDYTWDYEYYEYGPVSFEGLKAHKYSIVIGFWVGLAVFVIFMFFVLTLLTKTGAPHQDNAELSEKRFHMKSFVAEFGRPLESDRVFSHQMAEESQSLFHFCINEVDHMNKEKESQKGPSLESNTHFQEVPKSSAMFEEDLHCLTKFNIPNFVNTEQNSSLGEDDLLISEPPIIL; via the exons GAAAgagcaaaaccccaaaagctGTGCTAGGTGTATCTCCATTAACACATTTCATCTCCACAGGTCTGTATTTGCTGAGGTGCAGGATGTCTGCCCTGAGGCTGATCTCTAACAGGACCTCCCAGCAGGCCTTGTCCAACTCTGATTACACCTGGGACTACGAGTACTACGAGTATGGACCTGTGTCATTTGAAGGCCTCAAGGCTCATAAGT ATTCCATTGTGATTGGATTTTGGGTTGGTCTTGCAGTTTTTGTCATCTTCATGTTTTTTGTCCTGACCCTGCTGACGAAGACAGGAGCACCACATCAAGA CAATGCAGAGCTTTCTGAAAAAAGATTTCACATGAAGAGCTTTGTGGCAGAATTTGGAAGACCTTTGGAGTCTGACAGGGTCTTTTCTCACCAAATGGCTGAAGAATCCCAGTCACTTTTCCATTTCTGCATTAATGAAGTGGACCATatgaacaaagaaaaagagagcCAGAAAGGTCCAAGTCTGGAGAGTAATACCCACTTCCAGGAGGTTCCCAAGAGCAGTGCAATGTTTGAGGAAGACCTACATTGTCTTACAAAATTTAACATTCCTAACTTTGTGAACACGGAGCAGAACTCTTCATTAGGCGAGGATGATCTCCTCATCTCAGAGCCACCAATCATTTTATAA